The nucleotide sequence AGTCCCACGAAGCCGGTGAGCAGCAGGAAATACTGGCTCACGTAATGGGCGAGCACGACGCTGAGAATCACCACCACGCCGGCCACCAATCGAAGTCCTTCGTTAATCGTCATGGTTGCACGCTCCTTTGT is from Chrysiogenia bacterium and encodes:
- a CDS encoding DUF2892 domain-containing protein, with the protein product MTINEGLRLVAGVVVILSVVLAHYVSQYFLLLTGFVGLNLLQSAFTHWCPMMWLLGKLGLKKEIPAAT